In one window of Labilithrix sp. DNA:
- a CDS encoding serine/threonine protein kinase: protein MAATFSSLVGVAVGGKYEIKRVLGAGGMGVVCEAVHNDLGKRVALKLIDKSMKESELIVARFRREARAAGQIDSEHIVDVFDVGADPRVGLYMVMEYLTGEDLQERLERDGKIDTRTAVMIGQQVARGLAKAHAAGVVHRDLKPANVYLTQRDNGQLLVKLLDFGVSKLVDVPNDARITGQGTPIGTPLYMSPEQAEGRDDVDGRADIWSLGTVLYEALSGRSAFADRGSYHNTLMGILTSKPAPLHEVAPWVPASLADVVHAMLVHDRDARLPDADTVTQRLHDVFPTVMPDGTGKHSAVIVPKAESPVDATGDTEVFTSAAIPSAPPSRASRPSSDSLDTVGGPKTFPLPPSSSSHSGPFVPAATSSSVSAVSKLETLKMTPSEIAPLSSPPRSLRAELEDEPARRSPILLASVLLAIVGIGAGAYLANKRAPAPAPAPVATTTEPAPAPAPTPTPVPILTDAPQLALPEVAPAPAPKPKKPRAKPKSVASAEPSATPTPSEPAPTPAAASEPVPTESPAPAE, encoded by the coding sequence TTGGCCGCGACGTTCAGCTCTCTCGTCGGCGTGGCGGTCGGCGGGAAATACGAGATCAAGCGCGTCCTCGGCGCGGGGGGCATGGGCGTCGTCTGCGAAGCGGTGCACAACGACCTCGGCAAGCGGGTCGCGCTGAAGCTGATCGACAAATCGATGAAAGAGAGCGAGCTCATCGTCGCTCGCTTCCGCCGCGAGGCGCGCGCGGCGGGACAGATCGACTCCGAGCACATCGTCGACGTGTTCGACGTCGGCGCCGATCCGCGCGTCGGCCTCTACATGGTCATGGAGTACCTCACCGGCGAGGACCTCCAGGAGCGCCTCGAGCGCGACGGCAAGATCGACACGCGCACCGCGGTGATGATCGGACAGCAGGTCGCGCGCGGCCTCGCGAAGGCGCACGCCGCGGGCGTCGTGCATCGCGACCTGAAGCCCGCGAACGTGTACCTCACCCAGCGCGACAACGGTCAGCTCCTCGTGAAGCTGCTCGACTTCGGCGTGTCGAAGCTCGTCGACGTCCCGAACGACGCCCGCATCACGGGCCAGGGCACGCCGATCGGTACGCCGCTGTACATGTCGCCCGAGCAGGCGGAGGGACGCGACGACGTCGACGGGCGCGCCGACATCTGGTCGCTCGGCACGGTGCTGTACGAGGCGCTCTCCGGTCGCTCCGCGTTCGCCGATCGCGGCAGCTACCACAACACGTTGATGGGCATCCTCACGTCGAAGCCCGCGCCGCTCCACGAGGTCGCGCCGTGGGTGCCCGCGTCGCTCGCCGACGTCGTTCACGCGATGCTCGTCCACGATCGCGACGCGCGGCTCCCCGACGCCGACACCGTCACGCAGCGCCTCCACGACGTGTTCCCCACCGTGATGCCCGACGGGACCGGCAAGCACAGCGCCGTCATCGTCCCGAAGGCCGAGTCGCCCGTCGACGCGACCGGCGACACCGAGGTCTTCACCTCGGCGGCGATCCCCTCCGCGCCGCCGTCGCGCGCGAGCCGGCCGTCCTCGGATTCGCTCGACACCGTCGGCGGACCGAAGACGTTCCCGCTTCCGCCGTCGTCGTCGTCGCACTCGGGGCCGTTCGTCCCCGCCGCGACCTCGTCGTCGGTGTCCGCCGTCTCGAAGCTCGAGACGCTGAAGATGACGCCGTCCGAGATCGCGCCGCTCTCGTCACCGCCGCGTTCGCTCCGCGCCGAGCTCGAAGACGAGCCCGCGCGACGGAGCCCGATCTTGCTCGCGTCGGTCCTCCTCGCGATCGTCGGCATCGGCGCGGGCGCGTACCTCGCGAACAAACGCGCGCCCGCTCCTGCGCCCGCGCCGGTCGCGACGACGACGGAGCCCGCGCCCGCGCCCGCGCCGACGCCGACGCCCGTGCCGATCCTCACCGACGCGCCGCAGCTCGCCCTGCCCGAGGTCGCGCCCGCGCCCGCGCCGAAGCCGAAGAAGCCCAGGGCGAAGCCGAAGTCGGTCGCGTCGGCCGAGCCGAGCGCCACGCCCACGCCCTCCGAGCCCGCACCCACGCCGGCGGCGGCGTCCGAGCCTGTCCCCACTGAATCCCCTGCCCCAGCCGAGTAG
- a CDS encoding serine/threonine protein kinase, giving the protein MGGRIIDGRYELVRLLGQGGMGAVHEAIERPSSRRVALKLIVSEALANEPDIVARFEREAQASAAIDSPHVVEVLASGVDPATNDAYMVMELLAGEDLHALLHRLGPLAPDLVLALIRQACSGLERAHRSGVIHRDLKPANMFLVKRDGEDARVLKLLDFRIAKVRRDALSATDTTSHALTRSGTMLGSPVYTSPEQAKSAKDLDARADIFSLGVAMYELQLTRLGAASKPALNERTKARHLVHSSLGGTSGRARPRARRRRSARSRARGRAPRRLSCSERSSSDPRPSRAILRSPCFADQRRSTSFTSIMVSSR; this is encoded by the coding sequence ATGGGCGGGCGCATCATCGACGGGCGGTACGAGCTCGTGCGGCTCCTCGGGCAAGGCGGAATGGGCGCGGTCCACGAGGCGATCGAGCGCCCGTCGTCGCGGCGCGTCGCGCTGAAGCTCATCGTCTCGGAGGCGCTCGCGAACGAGCCCGACATCGTCGCGCGCTTCGAGCGCGAGGCGCAGGCGAGCGCGGCGATCGACTCACCGCACGTCGTCGAGGTCCTCGCGAGCGGCGTCGATCCGGCGACGAACGACGCGTACATGGTGATGGAGCTCCTCGCGGGCGAGGACCTTCACGCGCTGCTCCACCGCCTCGGTCCGCTCGCGCCAGACCTCGTGCTCGCTTTGATTCGGCAAGCGTGCAGCGGGCTCGAGCGCGCGCACCGGAGCGGCGTCATCCATCGCGACCTCAAGCCCGCCAACATGTTCCTCGTGAAGCGCGACGGCGAGGACGCGCGCGTGCTCAAGCTCCTCGACTTCAGGATCGCGAAGGTGCGCCGCGACGCGCTCTCGGCCACCGACACGACGAGCCACGCCCTCACGCGCTCGGGCACGATGCTCGGCTCGCCGGTCTACACGTCGCCGGAGCAGGCCAAGAGCGCGAAGGACCTCGACGCGCGCGCGGACATCTTCTCGCTCGGCGTCGCGATGTACGAGCTTCAGCTGACGCGTCTCGGCGCTGCCAGCAAGCCAGCGCTCAATGAGCGGACGAAGGCGCGTCACCTCGTCCACTCCTCGCTCGGCGGCACGAGTGGCCGTGCGCGACCTCGTGCACGACGGCGTCGGTCAGCTCGCAGCCGCGCTCGAGGCCGAGCGCCACGGCGGCTTTCGTGTAGCGAGCGATCGTCTTCCGATCCGCGCCCGTCTCGCGCGATCTTGCGGTCACCGTGCTTCGCCGACCAGCGGCGGAGCACTTCTTTCACATCGATCATGGTGAGCTCCCGGTAG
- the glnA gene encoding type I glutamate--ammonia ligase has translation MNAKEAIELAHKNDVKFVDLKFIDFPGIWQHTTLPVSRLDEGLFEDGIQFDGSSVRGWQPINASDMTMIPDAETAKLDPFFAHPTLSLVCSVYDPITKQPYSRDPRHIAKKAEAYLRQSGIADTSFMGPEAEFFLFDDVRFDHSKPNEGYYYLDSIEGAWNSGREEYPNLGYKTRHKEGYFPVPPTDTLANVRQEMMLALQASGIEVEVGHHEVASGGQCEIGMKFNKLLACGDQLMWFKYIVKNVARKHGKAATFMPKPLFGDNGSGMHVHQSLWKEGKPLFGGDGYAGLSQLALHYIGGIIKHAKSLAAFTNPTTNSYRRLVPGFEAPVNLAYSSRNRSASVRIPITGPSPKTRRIEVRFPDPSCNPYLAFSAMMLAGLDGIQNKIDPGDPLDKDIYSLSPEELKAVPHMPGGLDEALDALEKDHEFLLKGDVFTKDAVFEWLDYKRTKELNPIRMRPTPHEFALYFDI, from the coding sequence ATGAACGCCAAAGAGGCCATCGAGCTCGCGCACAAGAACGACGTCAAATTCGTCGACCTGAAGTTCATCGACTTCCCGGGCATCTGGCAGCACACGACGCTGCCGGTCTCTCGCCTCGATGAAGGGCTCTTCGAGGACGGCATCCAGTTCGACGGCTCCTCGGTCCGCGGCTGGCAGCCGATCAACGCGTCGGACATGACGATGATCCCGGACGCGGAGACGGCGAAGCTCGATCCGTTCTTCGCCCACCCGACGCTGTCGCTCGTGTGCTCGGTCTACGACCCGATCACGAAGCAGCCGTACTCGCGCGACCCGCGTCACATCGCGAAGAAGGCCGAGGCGTACCTGCGCCAGAGCGGCATCGCGGACACGTCGTTCATGGGCCCGGAGGCCGAGTTCTTCCTCTTCGACGACGTGCGCTTCGATCACTCGAAGCCGAACGAGGGCTACTACTACCTCGACTCGATCGAGGGCGCGTGGAACTCGGGGCGCGAGGAGTACCCGAACCTCGGCTACAAGACGCGGCACAAGGAGGGCTACTTCCCGGTCCCGCCGACCGACACGCTCGCGAACGTGCGCCAGGAGATGATGCTCGCGCTCCAGGCGTCGGGGATCGAGGTCGAGGTCGGTCATCACGAGGTCGCGTCCGGCGGCCAGTGCGAGATCGGCATGAAGTTCAACAAGCTGCTCGCGTGCGGCGATCAGCTGATGTGGTTCAAGTACATCGTCAAGAACGTCGCGCGGAAGCACGGCAAGGCAGCGACGTTCATGCCGAAGCCGCTCTTCGGCGACAACGGCTCGGGCATGCACGTGCACCAGTCGCTGTGGAAGGAGGGCAAGCCCCTCTTCGGCGGCGACGGCTACGCGGGCCTCTCCCAGCTCGCGCTCCACTACATCGGCGGCATCATCAAGCACGCGAAGTCGCTCGCGGCGTTCACGAACCCGACCACGAACAGCTACCGCCGCCTCGTGCCCGGCTTCGAGGCCCCCGTCAACCTCGCCTACTCGAGCCGCAACCGCTCCGCCTCGGTCCGGATCCCGATCACGGGGCCGTCGCCGAAGACGCGCCGGATCGAGGTTCGCTTCCCCGATCCGAGCTGCAACCCGTACCTCGCGTTCAGCGCGATGATGCTCGCCGGCCTCGACGGCATCCAGAACAAGATCGACCCGGGCGATCCGCTCGACAAGGACATCTACTCGCTGAGCCCCGAGGAGCTGAAGGCGGTGCCGCACATGCCGGGCGGCCTCGACGAGGCGCTCGACGCGCTCGAGAAGGACCACGAGTTCCTCCTCAAGGGCGACGTCTTCACGAAGGACGCCGTCTTCGAGTGGCTCGACTACAAGCGCACGAAGGAGCTGAACCCGATCCGCATGCGCCCGACGCCGCACGAGTTCGCGCTCTACTTCGACATCTGA
- a CDS encoding alpha/beta fold hydrolase, whose product MPKVVIGDLELAYESRGRDDAPVLLAIMGLSGTSGHWRGFPARFEDRYRVVTFDNRGAGETSAPAGPYSTAQMAGDALALLDQLGVAEASVLGVSMGGMIAQELALRAPDRVAKLVLACTTPGGRGAILPGPDVLASFANVGKGGAEATVRRLLALNFSPRFLAASADVFEELVTYGLANRMTPAGFQGQLAAVASHDAAARLPGIRAPTLVLTGDLDRVIPPGNARLLADAIPGARLVMLEGIGHMFWIEAAAEAEAAIRALLDE is encoded by the coding sequence ATGCCCAAGGTCGTCATCGGGGATCTCGAGCTCGCCTACGAGTCGCGCGGGAGGGACGACGCGCCGGTGCTCCTCGCGATCATGGGGCTCAGCGGGACGTCCGGACACTGGCGCGGGTTCCCGGCGCGCTTCGAGGACCGCTACCGCGTCGTCACGTTCGACAACCGCGGCGCGGGCGAGACGTCGGCGCCGGCCGGTCCGTATTCGACCGCGCAGATGGCGGGCGACGCGCTCGCGCTCCTCGATCAGCTCGGCGTCGCGGAGGCGAGCGTCCTCGGCGTGAGCATGGGCGGGATGATCGCGCAGGAGCTTGCGCTGCGCGCGCCCGATCGCGTCGCGAAGCTGGTCCTCGCCTGCACGACGCCGGGCGGACGCGGGGCGATCCTCCCGGGGCCCGACGTCCTCGCCTCCTTCGCGAACGTCGGGAAGGGCGGCGCGGAGGCGACGGTGCGCCGCCTCCTCGCGCTCAACTTCAGCCCGCGTTTCCTCGCGGCGAGCGCGGACGTCTTCGAGGAGCTCGTGACGTACGGGCTCGCGAACCGGATGACGCCGGCGGGCTTCCAAGGACAGCTCGCCGCGGTCGCGAGCCACGACGCGGCGGCGCGCCTCCCGGGCATCCGCGCGCCGACGCTGGTGCTCACCGGCGATCTCGATCGCGTGATCCCGCCCGGGAACGCGCGGCTCCTCGCGGACGCGATCCCCGGCGCGCGCCTCGTGATGCTCGAAGGGATCGGTCACATGTTCTGGATCGAGGCGGCCGCCGAGGCCGAGGCCGCGATCCGCGCGCTCCTCGACGAATAG
- a CDS encoding phosphatase PAP2 family protein, translating to MGRRWVRQLAVQDWVVLAYLLVLLGAVVAGQGPRRSTAIVCAACDLALFVAALVVTRGEWVRGEWVRGAAGALVYRAGLFVAMFGSFSHLQHILPTARAVVVDAELYALDLRVLGFEPALAFDRYVTPATTEWFSFFYFGYFLIVAGHVFPMLLTRQPPRLLAEFALGFLALFCVGHVLYMIVPGHGPYQHLAGRFEHDLSGPVWWRAVKSTVDSVEVTARTDIFPSLHTGAPTYLALFSIRHRRLMPFRFTWLPLTIATSQIVLSTMFLRWHYAVDVAAGLALATAVATIAPRVVAWETRRRARLGAGPVWTMPWEPARAPARAPALA from the coding sequence ATGGGTCGTCGATGGGTGCGTCAGCTGGCGGTGCAGGACTGGGTGGTGCTCGCGTATCTGCTCGTCTTGCTCGGGGCGGTGGTCGCGGGGCAGGGTCCGCGGAGGAGCACGGCGATCGTCTGCGCGGCGTGCGACCTCGCGCTCTTCGTCGCCGCGCTCGTCGTCACGCGCGGCGAGTGGGTCCGCGGGGAGTGGGTGCGCGGCGCGGCCGGCGCCCTCGTGTACCGCGCCGGCCTCTTCGTCGCGATGTTCGGATCGTTCTCGCACCTGCAACACATCCTGCCGACCGCGCGCGCGGTCGTCGTCGACGCGGAGCTCTACGCGCTCGACCTTCGCGTGCTCGGCTTCGAGCCCGCGCTCGCGTTCGACCGCTACGTGACGCCGGCGACGACGGAGTGGTTCTCGTTCTTCTACTTCGGCTACTTCCTCATCGTCGCGGGGCACGTGTTCCCGATGCTGCTGACGCGGCAGCCGCCGCGGCTCCTCGCCGAGTTCGCGCTCGGGTTCCTCGCGCTCTTCTGCGTCGGGCACGTGCTCTACATGATCGTGCCGGGTCACGGGCCGTACCAGCACCTCGCGGGCCGGTTCGAGCACGACCTGAGCGGGCCGGTCTGGTGGCGCGCGGTGAAGTCGACGGTGGACTCCGTCGAGGTGACCGCGCGGACCGACATCTTCCCGAGCCTCCACACCGGCGCGCCGACGTACCTCGCGCTGTTCTCGATCCGCCATCGCCGCCTGATGCCGTTCCGCTTCACGTGGCTGCCGCTCACGATCGCGACCTCGCAGATTGTCCTCTCGACGATGTTCCTCCGCTGGCACTACGCCGTCGACGTCGCGGCCGGCCTCGCGCTCGCGACGGCGGTGGCGACGATCGCGCCGCGCGTGGTCGCCTGGGAGACGCGACGGCGCGCGCGGCTCGGCGCGGGCCCGGTCTGGACGATGCCATGGGAGCCGGCCCGCGCTCCCGCACGAGCGCCCGCGCTCGCGTGA
- a CDS encoding PQQ-dependent sugar dehydrogenase encodes MSRVRLASLIALVALAGCSKKATGPGNQVPGQPVETKAANAPEQRAAFAGQTRAPFRGAGVAFDVRVVARGLHHPWSVAFLPDRRMLVTERRGRLLLIGTDGAKSEALAGVPKVMAEDQGGLLDVAVAPTFAEDGVVYLTFSEPREGGNGTALARAKLLLDGTPRLDGAQIVWRMTPTLESTKHFGARIVFAPDGNLFVTLGERSILEGRRQAQRLDSAFGKVVRLRPDGSAPPDNPFVGRAGALPEIWSIGHRNIQAAALHPQTKELWVVEHGARGGDEVNVARKGKDYGWPTIAYGIEYGGGKIGEGITQKEGMEQPVYYWDPIIAPSGAAFYDGAAFPAWRGSLFVGALAGKHLARLSLEGDRVVGEERLLVDRARVRDVRVGPSGTLFVLTDAEDGELLELVAK; translated from the coding sequence ATGTCCCGCGTCCGCCTCGCCTCGCTGATCGCCCTCGTCGCTCTCGCCGGCTGCAGCAAGAAGGCGACCGGCCCCGGCAACCAGGTGCCGGGGCAGCCGGTCGAGACGAAGGCGGCGAACGCGCCCGAGCAGCGAGCCGCGTTCGCGGGGCAGACGCGCGCGCCCTTCCGCGGCGCCGGGGTCGCGTTCGACGTGCGCGTCGTCGCGCGCGGCCTCCATCATCCGTGGTCGGTCGCGTTCCTCCCCGATCGGCGCATGCTCGTCACCGAGCGCCGCGGGCGCCTCCTCTTGATCGGGACCGACGGCGCGAAGTCGGAGGCGCTCGCGGGCGTGCCGAAGGTGATGGCGGAGGATCAGGGCGGCCTCCTCGACGTCGCGGTCGCGCCGACGTTCGCCGAGGACGGCGTCGTCTACCTCACGTTCTCGGAGCCGCGCGAGGGAGGAAACGGGACCGCGCTCGCGCGCGCGAAGCTGCTCCTCGACGGTACGCCGCGGCTCGACGGCGCGCAGATCGTCTGGCGCATGACGCCGACGCTCGAGTCGACGAAGCACTTCGGCGCGCGCATCGTGTTCGCGCCCGACGGGAACCTCTTCGTCACCCTCGGCGAGCGATCGATCCTCGAAGGCCGGCGCCAGGCGCAGCGCCTCGACAGCGCCTTCGGCAAGGTCGTCCGCCTCCGCCCGGACGGGAGCGCGCCGCCGGACAACCCGTTCGTCGGACGCGCCGGCGCGCTGCCGGAGATCTGGTCGATCGGGCATCGGAACATCCAGGCCGCCGCGCTCCACCCGCAGACGAAGGAGCTCTGGGTCGTCGAGCACGGCGCGCGCGGCGGCGACGAGGTCAACGTCGCGCGCAAAGGAAAGGACTACGGCTGGCCGACGATCGCGTACGGCATCGAGTACGGTGGCGGGAAGATCGGCGAGGGCATCACGCAGAAGGAAGGGATGGAGCAGCCGGTCTACTACTGGGATCCGATCATCGCGCCGTCGGGCGCCGCCTTCTACGACGGCGCCGCGTTCCCGGCGTGGAGAGGCAGCTTGTTCGTCGGCGCCCTCGCGGGCAAGCACCTCGCGCGCCTCTCGCTCGAGGGCGATCGCGTCGTCGGCGAAGAGCGGCTCCTCGTCGATCGCGCGCGCGTCCGCGACGTCCGCGTCGGCCCGAGCGGCACGCTCTTCGTCCTCACCGACGCCGAGGACGGCGAGCTGCTCGAGCTGGTCGCGAAGTAG
- a CDS encoding pyridoxal-phosphate dependent enzyme: MFRLGTYPTPIEPAGNLWIKRDDQIAPAYGGNKVRKLERLLDDARRRDAKRLVTIGAAGSHQIVATAIYGAAQRFEVEAVVVAQPASDHAKKNLRVALAHGLRPIVATSWAAAPSLVTSLVRRDAYLIPLGGSNALGTLGFVDAAKELAAQIEAGAMPEPDVIVVPLGSGGTAAGLAIGLEAAGLRARVAGVAISSPLRLVEELARRMVRKTAPLAGVDARRALERLVFDRRWLGRGYGYSTRDAERAIAEAARHGLTLDATYTAKAYAAALERANEGARVLYWHTLSSAPLDDAAPLPADLERLFR; the protein is encoded by the coding sequence GTGTTTCGCCTCGGGACATATCCAACGCCGATCGAGCCAGCGGGAAACCTGTGGATAAAACGCGACGACCAAATCGCGCCGGCGTACGGCGGCAACAAGGTGCGAAAGCTCGAGCGTCTGCTCGACGACGCGCGGCGCCGCGACGCGAAGCGCCTCGTCACGATCGGCGCGGCGGGCAGCCATCAGATCGTCGCGACCGCGATCTACGGCGCCGCGCAACGCTTCGAGGTCGAGGCCGTCGTCGTCGCCCAACCGGCGAGCGATCACGCGAAGAAGAACCTCCGCGTCGCGCTCGCGCACGGTCTCCGTCCCATCGTCGCGACGTCGTGGGCGGCGGCGCCGTCGCTCGTGACGTCGCTCGTCCGCCGCGACGCGTACCTGATCCCGCTCGGCGGCTCGAACGCGCTCGGCACGCTCGGCTTCGTCGACGCGGCGAAGGAGCTTGCGGCGCAGATCGAAGCGGGCGCGATGCCGGAGCCCGACGTGATCGTCGTGCCGCTCGGCTCGGGCGGCACCGCGGCGGGCCTCGCGATCGGCCTCGAGGCGGCCGGCCTGCGCGCGCGCGTCGCCGGCGTCGCGATCTCGTCGCCGCTCCGCCTCGTCGAGGAGCTCGCGCGCCGGATGGTGCGGAAGACGGCGCCGCTCGCGGGCGTCGACGCGCGGCGGGCGCTCGAGCGCCTCGTCTTCGATCGGCGCTGGCTCGGCCGCGGATACGGGTACTCTACACGCGACGCCGAGCGCGCGATCGCGGAGGCGGCGCGTCACGGCCTCACCCTCGACGCGACGTACACCGCGAAGGCGTACGCCGCCGCGCTCGAGCGCGCGAACGAAGGCGCGCGCGTCCTCTACTGGCACACGCTGTCGAGCGCGCCGCTCGACGACGCCGCCCCGCTCCCGGCCGACCTCGAGCGCCTATTCCGCTAG
- a CDS encoding PH domain-containing protein has product MTLTTTVRTRRRWLLLLLALGSTVGLLAGVVWTLTLLGESLATVLVLLAYLGAHAAGLRAWYGSLRERRGVVGASADELTLDGRRLLRREDIGHAFVLKDGGRTFVRFGRLLQPIDVEVDDDGAALFEVLRLDPKQSLARQALGFRSWRRSLAVGALNTAGPIGALVALGALAFRAHVVPIGWLGVAAVLTYGWMIAAALHEIVTLEVGSDGITIRHWIGRRRFIPFSAVEGAALRNADLEIRLRSGEVVTMHSAAARKNRRGGALLKDGHKAPDALLERIETQLAAHRASTLEAAAFERRGRSAEEWLASVSAAVDTRASFRTSATPPDVLWRIVEDTAVPPTARAGAAAALRGDLDDDGRQRLRDLAGACAGERLRVALVSVADDSDLHASFDPLDDEAAPKRAALRRHA; this is encoded by the coding sequence ATGACGCTCACGACCACGGTGCGGACGCGGCGACGCTGGCTCCTCCTGCTCCTCGCGCTCGGGTCGACGGTCGGTCTCCTCGCCGGCGTGGTCTGGACGCTCACGTTGCTCGGCGAGTCGCTCGCGACGGTGCTCGTCCTCCTCGCGTACCTCGGCGCGCACGCCGCGGGGCTGCGCGCCTGGTACGGCTCGCTCCGCGAGCGGCGGGGCGTCGTCGGCGCGAGCGCGGACGAGCTCACCCTCGACGGCCGGAGGCTCCTCCGGCGCGAGGACATAGGCCACGCCTTCGTCTTGAAGGACGGCGGGCGAACGTTCGTGCGCTTCGGGAGGCTGCTCCAGCCGATCGACGTCGAGGTCGACGACGACGGCGCGGCGCTGTTCGAGGTGCTCCGCCTCGACCCGAAGCAGTCGCTCGCGAGGCAGGCGCTGGGCTTCCGGAGCTGGCGCCGATCGCTCGCGGTCGGGGCGCTCAACACCGCGGGCCCGATCGGAGCCCTCGTCGCCCTCGGCGCCCTCGCCTTCCGCGCGCACGTCGTCCCGATCGGGTGGCTCGGCGTCGCCGCGGTGCTGACGTACGGGTGGATGATCGCCGCCGCGCTGCACGAGATCGTGACGCTCGAGGTGGGCAGCGACGGGATCACGATCCGTCACTGGATCGGGCGGAGGCGCTTCATCCCGTTCTCCGCGGTGGAGGGCGCGGCGCTCCGAAACGCGGACCTCGAGATCCGCCTGCGGAGCGGCGAGGTCGTCACGATGCACAGCGCGGCGGCGCGCAAGAACCGCCGCGGCGGCGCGCTCCTCAAGGACGGGCACAAGGCGCCCGACGCGCTGCTCGAACGGATCGAGACGCAGCTCGCCGCGCACCGCGCCTCGACGCTCGAGGCGGCGGCGTTCGAGCGCCGCGGGCGCTCCGCCGAGGAGTGGCTCGCGAGCGTGAGCGCGGCGGTCGACACGCGCGCCTCCTTCCGGACGTCCGCCACGCCGCCCGACGTGCTCTGGCGCATCGTCGAGGACACCGCGGTCCCGCCGACCGCGCGCGCCGGCGCGGCCGCCGCTCTCCGCGGAGACCTCGACGACGACGGCCGCCAGCGCCTCCGCGACCTCGCGGGAGCGTGCGCGGGCGAGCGCCTCCGCGTCGCGCTCGTCTCCGTCGCCGACGACAGCGATCTCCACGCGTCGTTCGACCCGCTCGACGACGAGGCCGCGCCGAAGCGCGCCGCGCTGCGCAGGCACGCGTGA
- a CDS encoding sigma-70 family RNA polymerase sigma factor, translating into MSSSELEQHIKAGNLRRAASSLVVAYGSDVLATCVAMVRDRSAAEDLTQDVFGDAIRGLASYRGDAAPRTWLLSIARNRCIDYLRARKRDPWGGTLDEGAPDPDEHPDTTAFGSEWLADRSLVLRALDALAEGDRALVVLRFKNGLDYDELAHAFGLREGTVRMRVSRALARMRQVLELDTVRAPAAQPMSFGGAPPPRAAAAQPM; encoded by the coding sequence GTGTCTTCGTCCGAGCTCGAGCAGCACATCAAGGCCGGGAACCTCCGCCGCGCGGCGTCGTCGCTCGTCGTCGCGTACGGCTCGGACGTGCTCGCGACGTGCGTCGCGATGGTGCGCGATCGCTCCGCCGCGGAGGACCTCACGCAGGACGTCTTCGGGGACGCGATCCGCGGGCTCGCTTCGTACCGCGGCGACGCCGCGCCGCGGACGTGGCTCCTCTCGATCGCGCGGAACCGTTGCATCGACTACCTGCGCGCGCGGAAGCGTGACCCGTGGGGCGGCACGCTCGACGAAGGCGCGCCCGATCCCGACGAGCATCCCGACACGACCGCGTTCGGGAGCGAGTGGCTCGCGGATCGATCGCTCGTCCTCCGGGCGCTCGACGCGCTCGCCGAGGGCGATCGCGCGCTCGTCGTCCTCCGCTTCAAGAACGGCCTCGACTACGACGAGCTCGCGCACGCGTTCGGGCTTCGAGAGGGCACCGTCCGCATGCGCGTGTCGCGCGCGCTCGCGCGGATGCGGCAGGTCCTCGAGCTCGACACCGTTCGCGCCCCCGCGGCGCAGCCGATGAGCTTCGGCGGAGCGCCGCCGCCGCGTGCCGCCGCGGCGCAGCCGATG
- a CDS encoding P-II family nitrogen regulator, with product MKKIEAIIKPFKLDEVKDALSEVGVQGMTVTEVKGFGRTGGKKEVYRGSAYVVDFVPKVKIEIVVPDELVHDVLDAIEKSAKTGRIGDGKIFVSPIEEAVRIRTGERGKEAI from the coding sequence ATGAAGAAGATCGAGGCCATCATCAAGCCGTTCAAGCTCGACGAAGTCAAAGACGCGTTGAGCGAGGTCGGCGTCCAGGGAATGACCGTCACCGAGGTGAAGGGCTTCGGCCGCACCGGCGGCAAGAAGGAGGTCTACCGTGGCTCGGCGTACGTCGTCGACTTCGTCCCGAAGGTGAAGATCGAGATCGTCGTCCCGGACGAGCTCGTCCACGACGTCCTCGACGCGATCGAGAAGAGCGCCAAGACGGGAAGGATCGGCGACGGGAAGATCTTCGTCAGCCCGATCGAAGAGGCCGTGCGCATCCGCACGGGCGAACGCGGAAAAGAAGCGATTTGA
- a CDS encoding GNAT family N-acetyltransferase, with translation MSSAALTTARLELRPFSLAVVRALLEGRPRPELEALVGAELPWTWPSRALVEQAFSASLDAIVAAPDTRLWGDRLMVTREAPARVVGSVVFHGRPGPDGVAEVAFGVEDASQGKGYAREALAECIAWALAQPECSSVRATTTDWHRASKRLLEHVGMKQVGEHVEGGARMLVYEARRA, from the coding sequence ATGTCCTCCGCGGCCCTGACGACGGCGCGCCTCGAGCTTCGACCCTTCTCTCTCGCCGTGGTGCGCGCGCTCCTCGAAGGGCGGCCGCGCCCGGAGCTCGAGGCGCTCGTCGGCGCCGAGCTGCCGTGGACGTGGCCGAGCCGCGCGCTCGTCGAGCAGGCGTTCTCGGCGTCGCTCGACGCGATCGTGGCCGCGCCCGACACGCGGCTCTGGGGCGATCGCTTGATGGTCACGCGCGAGGCGCCCGCGCGCGTCGTCGGCAGCGTCGTGTTTCACGGCCGGCCCGGCCCCGACGGGGTCGCCGAGGTCGCGTTCGGCGTGGAGGACGCGAGCCAGGGGAAGGGCTACGCGCGCGAGGCGCTCGCCGAGTGCATCGCGTGGGCCCTCGCGCAGCCCGAGTGCTCGAGCGTGCGCGCGACGACGACGGACTGGCATCGCGCCTCGAAGCGCCTCCTCGAGCACGTCGGCATGAAGCAGGTCGGCGAGCACGTCGAAGGCGGCGCGCGCATGCTCGTGTACGAAGCGCGCCGGGCGTGA